The Nerophis lumbriciformis linkage group LG03, RoL_Nlum_v2.1, whole genome shotgun sequence genome includes the window ttcttcctcttctttcctgacaatttaaatcaatgttcaagttattatttgttttttattgtaaagaataataaatattttagcttctgtttttttgacaaagaatatttgtgaaatatttcttcaaacttactatgattaaaattcaaaaaaaatattctggcaaatctagaaaatctgtagaatcaaatttaaatcttatttcaaagtattttgaatttcttttaaaatttttgttctggaaaatctagaagaaatactgatttgtctttgttagaaatatagcttggtccaatttgttaaatattctaacaaagtgcagattggattttaaccaatttaaaacatgtcatcaaaattctaaaatgtatcttaatcaggaaaaatgactaatgatgttccataaattcttttttttattttttcaaaaagattcaaattagctagtttttctcttctttttgtcggttgaattttgtattttaaagagtcgaaattgaagataaactgtttcaaaattttattttaatttttttcatgttttctcctcttttaaaccgttcaattaagtgtttttttcatcatttattctctacaaaaaaacttccgtaaaaggaaaaataaatgtacgacggaatgacagacagaaatacccattttatttgatatataaatgtatttatttagctattcttgtttaaatcacacttacgtgtaacttacaaatgacaatatatttatttatttaagtgtgtatcaaactggtagcccttcgcattaatcagtacccaagaagtagtttttggtttcaaaaaggttggtgacccctgtactagggcatcaaatcagtgtcagttgagtcggtccataggttgcctgtagggatttttaatgtccagcagatgtcagtatttagtgacacagtatcgacacagtatcaatacagttttgcaatgtgtcgaaacgcttcatgacgcctcatcaacccatcactactgcgcAACATGTGTGCGCACATGCTACGGGAACCCTGCAAGGACATAAAAGACGGCCTGCCTTCAGAACATGATATGTACTAACTTCATATTTCATCATTAAcgtataacatacttgccaaccttgagacctccgaattcgggagattgggggtttaaggggggaggagtatatttatagctagaattcactggaaattttggatattacaacttgccgtagttttgaagcaatgcatgctgggaatccagatgttgtgtgtcagtgtattaacgtcatacttgccaaccctcccagattttccgggagactcccgaaattcagcgcctctcccgaaaacctcccgggacaaattttctcccgaaattcaggcggagctggaggccacgcccccctccagctccatgcgaacctgagtgacgtgttgacagcctgttctcgcgtccgctttcccacaatataaacagctaatgatcgagggcgagttcttggtttcttatgtgggtttattgttaggcagtttcattaacgtcctcccagcgcggtaacaacacacaacaacagcagtcaagttttcgtccaccgttaagcagttcgtctgccgtaaacagcaatgttgtgacacttttaaacaggacaatactgccatctactgtacatgcatatgtgacccacccataatgtgtcacatttttgtgttgatttattcattttattttgtggtttgaattcatttttggagctgtcattagacatttatcagtattcacattggtcagtagggggcagtagggcgtttcttcccaattgaatgctatcacctgcagaccggaagtgtcttgtcattctgatgagcgcgaccagtctgtgaacaattgaaacgtcctgtgtgctttttcctcctgtataacaggttagttttggtgaatcaactcactgaataatatccatgtgatctttctaagtttaagtacacattctgatggtggagcctaactctaaagtgtttgtgagttgtagtttgtatttgtgaatgactccagtgcacagctgcagtaatcaatacaaaaaggcgacgtgagcgcgcaatgtttatataggaacttctgatcctaattcagactcccaaattagagctcccgttttcttattgattttataatgtatatttgtataatgtgtgtgttctgaaatagtgacagagaatagaacaaggatggacaattcaacccttaactcaacaatgagtagattgagtgttatgtgtgtgtatatgtgtaaataaatgaacactgaaattcaagtatttattttatttatttatttatatatatatatatatatgtatatatatatatatatatatatatatatatacatatatgtaataatatatatatatatatatatatatatatatatatatatatatatatatatatatatagctagaattcactgaaagtcaagtatttcttatataccgtattttccgcaccataaggcgccctgggttataagccgcgccttcaatgaacggcatatttcaaaactttgtccacctaaaagccgccccgtgttgtaagccgcaactaactgcgctaaaggaatgtcaaaaaaacagtcagataggtcagtcaaactttaataatatattaaaaaccagcgttctaacaactctgttcactcccaaaatgtacgcaaatgtgcaatcacaaacatacgtatatcaacatggacagagctgcgtgaaaaaagccacccggcctcttcgcgtaaacttaaacttaccttaaccactcgctcatcttttcttcatccatcccttcgagttagcttttatgatgacgccggctggaaaggtctcttttggcaaggtcttccttttgaatatcaccatgggtggaagtttctggccattagcatggcaagctagaaccacagtgaaggatgacttctcattccctgtggtgcgaatattcaccgtacgtgctcccgttgtatccacagtgcggttcacaggaatatcagttgctgtgaaatagtagtccgtgtgcggatggagagatcgcgtcttttcatgaaccggatacctgtcgcttagtaggagccattttgtggtctttacagatgtaaacacacaaaggaaatgaaacgtacggtgatatccgcgcgctttttcttcttctacgcgggcgggtggttgcttacagtagaagaagaagcgcttcctgttctaccgggaaaaaagatggcggctgtttaccgaagttgcgagaccgaaactttatgaaaatgaatcttaatatttatccatatataaagcgcaccgggttataaggcgcactgtcagcttttgagaaaatttgtggtttttaggtgcgccttgtagtgcggaaaatacggtatatatatatctcttaaccaaactcactttatttgtcgccatggaggccaggattagtgattaaaagttaaagtaccaatgattgtcacacacacacacaccaggtgcggtgaaattaacctctgcatttgacccatccccttgtttgcccccctgggaggtgaggggagcagtgagcagcagcggtggccgcgctcgggaatcatgttagtgatttaacccccaattccaaccattgacgggaggtaatgggtcccatttttatagtctttggtatgaactcacaacctacctatcTCAGTAGCTAGAACACTGtcgactgtggatggacgttagctgctagctagctagctagccatgtcttaaagcacctcttcctgagggcgtttcagtgtgatAACTTCATTTTTATCGTCAGTTTTGCGTCCGTTCGCCCTTTTCTGTctactgcttgtaagtactccgtgtgtgcgcgctgccgaatatgctcctccgctcgtaaaacccgcaaccggtacttttcaaacagactaCAGCAccgattttgattcattagtaccgcgatactatactagtactgtcaggttcaaacactgatgacatctattaaacaagacaagaagcaaggaattaaacagagaccgaATAAAatgtggctcaatgaggagaaacgcgtacacctgtactctttgtacagtgttccacgctctgacgaaagattgtacgcctcctattttatttggactttccctgatcacatggcaacagctgtttcaaagggaggggggtcgtaaacagccgtcgcctttggttccagaacagttcaaagaaaaggtcgcctggaggggagtctggtcttgcttcctctccgctttgtagttctcgggtcaagacaaaatctttctgtggattacaatacatcaaagaaactgaacaccttaatgttgcttcccatcctacacagtggagttttacaagtttTAAAGACAGTTTTTGTCTTCTCGCCAGGAGCTCGTTGAAACacaaaagttttgtgataacttagatacaattattctaacaaaacacTATGTTAACGCCCATAAGGCACTCCAAAAAAAAGTTCACAGTAGTcacaaaagtatgttgtaaagtcTTAGAACCGAGTGATCAATCTATACCCAAAGGAATAGATTCTACGTGATGTCCTATAAACAAGTGAACACTCATCTGTCTTTATCCATAACAATTTATCAATCTTTATCAATAAATAAttgtaaaacatttacaaaataaaatagacaGACATAAACATATTCAAAGTTTATTTTGCTAAGAAAGTATAGTGTGTCAATTTAATTTAATACTTTTTCTGAAAATACAACATGGTTaaaagtagggctgcagctaacgattatttttctatcgattaatctatagattattttttcgattaatcggttaatctatagattattttttcgattaatctatagattatttttccttttaccgatttttttttttatttaaaatgaagaggaaaaaataaatgtaggccagttttttcaaaaggcatggcttttatttacaaaaaaaaaagtatggccactcagtcaacattgacaacaacatgacaaaatattctgtaacaatgtaaacatttaacaaaattaaaagtagcttatttgctttttaatgtgcaaatataaaagtaaacatccagtgcaaatcttaatattctggaatagtataagcatttcaaaagtaaaagtattgcttattttgctttaaaatgtgcaaaaataaagataaacaaccaatacaaaaaagtgcaaaacggaaatattctgtaacaagtgtaaacatttcaacaaaagtaaaagtattgcttatttgctaaaatgtgcaaaaataaagctaaacatccaatacaaaaaagtgtacagtgtaaacatttcaacaaaagtaaaagtattgcttattttgcttaataacacaacaatgatagtatgattaaagtgaaagttaattgttggtttgtacatagtatatgtaactgttaatgttgtaaaaggtatttgcacaactaattaacgttagcgtttgtgacgcgtcttgtgccgtggggttctttcaggaccgacagactgaacgccagacggctttgccaggtttacaatcttttaattttacacaaagtcttttctcttccaactcttttctctttctttcctcgcttttcagctcctcttcctcgctcgctcgtcgtcccctgtctcttgcggcgtcgctcccggcgcgccccgcctcgccgctcgctggccgccgccgcctctccacagcgttaaagaggagcgcgtctttgtaaacactgaacaggcacgccaaacgcgcctctaaGAGCGAAacagtgctttagtttatgaatttacaacgcagatacaaatgacacattcatgtttttgtgtaatgatgacaacgtatacgcacgcggacgattgacttgttgatggtgatggcaagaacgctgtctggggttttcttttcaaatgttcgttcatagccgttgtgctgctatgataggccatttccgctcgacacagtgtgcatacaacaacattattcaagtttattcacaataccatataacaaatacaatagtagtaaaatatcatcatttaaagatgttggtacgtgaaagggtcccccaaataagctagaagaagcttttgacagggggtccagaggatagaatatacatgaaatgatggaatatacatggaatgatggaacatggtagcaagtacaacaacaaaaaacaacgctatatgattaacacaagataatagtactaaagcaagcatacacatacatacatacattcattcaaccatgcaaaacccaacagtagtctaccctacatgattaggccgtttattgaaatactccgacacttttgacgacttttggcgtaatttttcccctcgctcgcatcgtctgctttgcgctccgccatgacagtagtgtgacgtaaatatgcgacgcgccgacgcacaaaaacggcgtcgacgtatttacgtaaccgatgacgtcgacgcgtcgtttcagccttagttaaaagatttcagtgtttgTATGAATAATTTCTGAGCACATTCAACGCCATgaaaataatgataaccgtgatatgaaatgttcatattgttgcacCATTTGTAAGGTGGCATTTACCGTATGCCGTATTTGACTGAGCAAAGCTAGACGTCTCTAAAGCGTGCGTTTGTTTTCTTGTGTCCCGCAGACGTCTGTGGAAAAACATCTCCTCCCCGAGCAGCAGGAGCGATCCTCTAGGATGGAGCAGGAGCCACAGCCACCCCacgttaaaaaggaagaggaggagctaCAGCCCCTTCAAATTAAAGCAGAAAGGGAGCCACAGTACGGGCCACAACTCTCTCACTTTAAAAAGGAAAAGGACGAGGAACTTACCGCAGAATTTAAAAGGCAAGACGAGAAGCGCCAAATTAAAGAAGAGGAGGGGTCACAGGCCCCTCAGATCAAAGTAGAAGAGGAGAAACCAGAGCCCCTTAGCTTTAAAGAGAAAGTGTTATCAAAGAAGAGAGTGAGCCACAGCCCCTGCAcactaaagaggaagaggaggagccacaAAGGCGGAAGTGAGGAGAagggagaggcggagcctccgaccccacacatgacaacagaagctgatggagaccaccggctcttagctccactatcaggtAGTGAAGACATGGCCTCACACTCTGATGATGAAGACTGTAAAGATAAAACATGTTCTTACTGTCAGAAACCTTTCAATAAGCCCAGTCACCTCAAAATACACCTGAGGACGCACACCGGAGAGAAACCCTTTGTCTGCTCCATTTGCAGTAAAGGCTTCTCCCAAAAAGCAAACTTGATTACCCACAGCAAAATACACACCGGTGAAAAACCCCACATCTGCTCAGTCTGCGGTAAAGGCTTCGTCCAAAGCGGCGTTTTGAAAGCGCACATGAAAATACACACCGGAGACCAACCGTTCACGTGCTCGGTTTGTAGTAAAAGGTTCTCACAGAGATCCGGTCTGGTCAAACACACCAGTGTTCACTCTGGGGAAAAAACCTTTAAATGTTCGGTCTGCGGTAAAGGCTACGTCCAAAAGTGTGACTTTAAAAAACACGTGAAAACGCACACCGGAGACAAACCTTTCAAATGTCTCGCCTGTGCTAAAGGTTTCGTGCAAAAAGGCGATCTGAAACTGCACATGAGGACGCACACGGGAGACAAACCCTTCGCCTGCTCCGTCTGCGCTAAAAGGTTCTCCCAGAAAGGAAATTTGATGGCGCACGCCCGAATGCACACCGGGGAAAAACCGTTCACGTGTTCAGTGTGCGGCAAAGGTTTTGCGCAAAACTGCGATTTGAAAGTGCACACGAGAATACACACCGGTGAGAAAGTGCTGAGTTGCAGCGTGTGTGACCAAAGGTTCTCCAGTAAGTACCAGTTTAAGAAACACGGGTGTGCTGGTGGGAACAACAGCACTGGTCAgacgcgccctaaacacctccctagggaggcattcgggtggcatcctgaccagatgcccgaaccacctcatctggctcctctccatgtggaggagcagcggctttactctgagttccccccggatgacagagcttctcaccctatctctaagggagagacccggcacccggcggaggaaactcatttgggccgcttgtacccgtgatcttgtcctttcggtcataacccaaagctcatgaccataggtgaggatgggaacgtagatcgaccggtaaattgagagctttgccttccggctcagctcattcttcaccacaacggatcgatacagcgtctgcattaccgatccgcctgtcgatctcaccatccactcttccctcactcgtgaacaagacccccaggtacttgaactcctccacttggggcaagatctcctccccaaccctttttccgggcgagaaccatggcctcggactcggaagtgctgattctcatcccagtcgctttcacactcggctgcgaaccgatccagcgagagctgaagatcctggccagatgaagccatcaggactagggatgtcccgatccgatatttggatcggatcggccgccgatatttgccaaaaaattgcgtatcggcaaggcatgggaaaatgccgatccagatccagtttttaaaaaaaactccggtccgtgttttttccaacgcaccgatttaaataatacattccacttttctgctgctccctaatttccgttccgcattttccagcacaccttcaacacatccacaggtctgtggattctcacacagttgcttttagctgctagcattacacgacaggctcttctcactctttcctgtgtctccctctcacagacagcgagcgcaccttcttacacacgtcacatactgtcacgacatacgtcacatactgtcacgtcatacgtcacatactgtcacgtcatacgtcacatactgtcacgtcatacgtcacatactgtcacgtcatacgtcacatactgtcacgacatacgacacatactgtcacgacatacgtcacatactgtcacgtcatacgtcacatactgtcacgacatacgtcacatactgtcacgtcatacgtcacatactgtcacgtcatacgtatatgtcctccccgagcagagaggtagcagcacggctaacgttagctgtgatgctagcgcagccgtgcgagcaacgctccctctaaaggtgctcgcctgtgcaattgcgcactgtttaagcgtcctctgcgcatagcaaatctacgccacgcacaaaatctaataaaaaaaataagcgcataacaattttcgacacaccgacacgacagagaaaacagttttcgtcatcattgttcaaatattgtgacgtctgtcgagacgcttatctccattcggtgccacacgtccacaccatcaaaatgccgaggcaaaaatttccacatcaacaccgtatgaaaaaatgtgtgattttttttagttgtgatttccttctctgcatgaaagtttaaaagtagcatatattaatgcagtatgaagaagaatgttttaatgtagacatgcaagccttgaaagaaaatgttgaaaatcaagactacatttcctgcaaatgggtgcatttctaccctatattttaactttagatttattctcatatcaaactcttttggctgtctttttgacacttacatccacaccctggattataaataatgtaaataattcaatgtgattatcttgtgtgatgactgtattatgatgatagtatatatctgatagtatatatctgtatcatgaatcaatttaagtggaccccgacttaaacaagttgaaaaacttattggggtgttaccatttagtggtcaattgtacggaatatgtacttcactgtgcaacctactaataaaagtctcaatcaatcaatcaaaacacatagaatcatcatactgctgtgattatatgcatcaagtgttcattcaaggctaaggcaaaatatcgagatatatattgtgtatcgcaatatggccttaaaatatcgcaatattaaaaaaaggccatatcgcccagccctagttca containing:
- the LOC133577834 gene encoding uncharacterized protein; amino-acid sequence: MEQEPQPPHVKKEEEELQPLQIKAEREPQYGPQLSHFKKEKDEELTAEFKRQDEKRQIKEEEGSQAPQIKVEEEKPEPLSFKEKVLSKKRVSHSPCTLKRKRRSHKGGSEEKGEAEPPTPHMTTEADGDHRLLAPLSGSEDMASHSDDEDCKDKTCSYCQKPFNKPSHLKIHLRTHTGEKPFVCSICSKGFSQKANLITHSKIHTGEKPHICSVCGKGFVQSGVLKAHMKIHTGDQPFTCSVCSKRFSQRSGLVKHTSVHSGEKTFKCSVCGKGYVQKCDFKKHVKTHTGDKPFKCLACAKGFVQKGDLKLHMRTHTGDKPFACSVCAKRFSQKGNLMAHARMHTGEKPFTCSVCGKGFAQNCDLKVHTRIHTGEKVLSCSVCDQRFSSKYQFKKHGCAGGNNSTGQTRPKHLPREAFGWHPDQMPEPPHLAPLHVEEQRLYSEFPPDDRASHPISKGETRHPAEETHLGRLYP